The Devosia sp. YIM 151766 genome includes a region encoding these proteins:
- the rpmI gene encoding 50S ribosomal protein L35, giving the protein MPKMKTKSGAKKRFSFTATGKVKAGVAGKRHRLISHNAKYIRTNRGTKILSKGDEGLVKWYMPYNR; this is encoded by the coding sequence ATGCCCAAAATGAAGACCAAGTCCGGCGCCAAGAAGCGGTTCAGCTTCACCGCCACGGGCAAGGTGAAGGCCGGCGTCGCCGGCAAGCGCCACCGCCTGATCAGCCACAATGCCAAGTACATCCGCACCAACCGCGGCACCAAGATCCTCAGCAAGGGCGACGAGGGTCTGGTCAAGTGGTACATGCCGTACAACCGCTAA
- the raiA gene encoding ribosome-associated translation inhibitor RaiA: MTLRVSGKNMDVGDALRGKAEEHFANVVGKYFDGGYDGHLTLSPDGMGYRADCVVHLDSGATLQASAQAADATGAYEVMALNIEKRLRRYNRKLRSHRKGNGSAAEAILAQYTVLGAADAHEELEEDYAPPVVAESTKSLRALSVEEAVMELDLAGQQFVIFRHAGHGGLNVVYRRADGNIGWIDPALGAN; this comes from the coding sequence ATGACCTTGCGCGTTTCGGGAAAGAACATGGATGTCGGCGATGCCCTCCGCGGCAAGGCGGAAGAACATTTCGCCAATGTCGTGGGGAAATATTTCGACGGCGGCTATGACGGCCACCTGACCCTGTCGCCCGACGGAATGGGATATCGCGCCGATTGCGTGGTGCATCTGGATAGCGGCGCCACGCTCCAGGCCAGCGCCCAGGCGGCGGACGCCACCGGCGCCTATGAGGTCATGGCGCTCAATATCGAAAAGCGCCTGCGCCGCTATAACCGCAAGCTGCGCAGCCACCGCAAGGGCAATGGCAGCGCCGCCGAGGCCATATTGGCGCAATATACCGTTCTGGGCGCCGCCGACGCCCATGAGGAGCTCGAAGAGGATTACGCGCCGCCGGTGGTGGCCGAAAGCACCAAGAGCCTGCGGGCCCTGAGCGTGGAGGAGGCCGTGATGGAACTCGATCTCGCCGGTCAGCAGTTTGTGATCTTTCGTCACGCTGGACATGGTGGTCTAAATGTGGTCTACCGCCGCGCGGACGGCAATATTGGCTGGATCGATCCGGCCCTGGGCGCCAACTGA
- a CDS encoding universal stress protein, with translation MVSEVEYKRKFLVIIDETEECDRALTFAAYRTRRTGGTVVLLSVIPTPEFIGMGVEEVLRAEAVEEAERNLDMRLARIREIGDVRAESVIREGNGPEQIEEVIAHDADIAILVLAASKSTEGPGPLVNHFAARAHALPIPLTIVPGRMSDEEIIAIC, from the coding sequence ATGGTCTCCGAGGTTGAATATAAGCGCAAATTCCTGGTGATCATCGACGAGACCGAGGAATGCGACCGCGCCCTGACCTTTGCCGCCTATCGGACCAGGCGCACCGGCGGCACCGTGGTGCTGCTCAGCGTCATCCCCACGCCGGAATTCATCGGCATGGGCGTCGAGGAAGTGCTGCGGGCCGAGGCGGTGGAGGAGGCCGAGCGCAATCTCGACATGCGCCTGGCCCGGATTCGGGAAATCGGCGATGTCCGCGCCGAATCGGTGATTCGCGAGGGCAATGGCCCCGAGCAGATCGAAGAGGTCATCGCCCATGACGCCGATATCGCCATCCTGGTGCTGGCCGCTTCCAAATCCACCGAGGGACCGGGGCCGCTGGTCAATCACTTCGCCGCCCGCGCCCATGCGCTGCCGATTCCGCTGACCATCGTGCCGGGCCGCATGAGCGACGAGGAAATCATCGCGATCTGCTGA
- a CDS encoding Hsp20 family protein, producing MSRISVFSAPFLLGFDAFEERIDRLARSADGYPPYNIERNLGEDGVERFLISIAVAGFSQAELDVLVEDNQLQVRGRQKDEPGKDYLHRGIAARQFQRSFLLADGMEVKDATLGHGMLVIELERPRAAKIARKIDIRSL from the coding sequence ATGTCGCGCATTTCGGTGTTCTCCGCGCCCTTCCTCCTCGGCTTCGACGCCTTCGAGGAGCGCATCGACCGGCTGGCCCGGTCGGCGGATGGCTATCCCCCGTACAATATCGAGCGGAACCTGGGCGAAGACGGCGTCGAGCGCTTTCTGATCTCCATCGCCGTGGCCGGGTTTTCGCAAGCTGAACTCGATGTGCTGGTGGAAGACAACCAATTGCAGGTGCGCGGCAGGCAGAAGGACGAGCCGGGCAAGGACTATCTGCATCGCGGTATCGCCGCCCGCCAGTTCCAGCGCAGCTTTCTCCTTGCCGACGGCATGGAGGTCAAAGATGCAACTTTGGGGCATGGCATGCTCGTTATAGAACTGGAGCGGCCCCGCGCCGCCAAGATCGCCCGGAAAATCGACATTCGCTCATTGTGA
- a CDS encoding DUF4160 domain-containing protein → MPTLLRWKGYRFFFYSADGWEPPHVHIIKDGREAKIWLRNLNVAVNFGFSARDLNEIIGAVREHRSAFLEAWNDYFGA, encoded by the coding sequence ATGCCGACCTTGTTGCGGTGGAAGGGATATCGGTTCTTCTTCTACTCGGCCGATGGCTGGGAGCCGCCACATGTCCATATTATAAAGGATGGACGAGAAGCCAAAATATGGCTGCGCAACCTCAATGTTGCGGTCAATTTCGGCTTCTCCGCGCGTGATCTCAACGAGATCATCGGTGCAGTTCGTGAACACAGAAGCGCCTTTCTGGAGGCATGGAATGACTACTTTGGTGCTTGA
- a CDS encoding folylpolyglutamate synthase/dihydrofolate synthase family protein yields MSRTDAILARLSRLHPKLIDLSLDRMLPLLDRLGNPQDRLPPVIHVAGTNGKGSTIAFLRAFLEAAGQRVHVYNSPHLVRFNERIRLAGTLVETERLNAALEAVERANKGDPITFFEITTVTAFELFAESAADYLLLETGMGGTYDTTNVVKHPLGTIITPIDFDHQGFLGNNLADIAANKAGIFKRGAGAVIGLQQDEARRVLERAAHRLAIRPFWQGEDFHGAGADGRLTYQDEHGLLDLPPPALAGLHQYDNAALAIAATRHFGLPVDEQALAAGLRRVSWPARMQPIRRGRLRDMLPPGHELWLDGGHNAHGAAAMARTIAAMPEKPLILILGMMNTRAPEDVLAPFRDLAPRDIMTLTIPGEPNAHQGAEIAARARAMGFAAQALPSLSAALAEAARVEAARVLICGSLYLAGDVLDQNGTPPD; encoded by the coding sequence ATGTCCCGCACCGACGCCATTCTCGCCCGCCTCAGCCGGCTGCATCCCAAGCTGATCGATCTCAGCCTCGACCGCATGCTGCCGCTCCTGGACCGGCTGGGCAATCCGCAGGATCGCCTGCCGCCGGTCATCCATGTCGCCGGCACCAATGGCAAGGGTTCCACTATCGCCTTTCTGCGCGCCTTTCTCGAAGCGGCGGGCCAGCGCGTGCATGTCTATAATTCCCCCCATCTCGTGCGCTTCAACGAACGCATCCGCCTGGCCGGCACGCTGGTGGAGACAGAGCGGCTCAACGCCGCGCTCGAAGCGGTGGAGCGGGCCAATAAGGGTGACCCGATCACCTTTTTCGAGATCACCACCGTCACCGCCTTCGAGCTTTTTGCCGAAAGCGCCGCGGATTATCTGCTGCTCGAAACCGGCATGGGCGGCACTTACGACACCACCAATGTGGTCAAGCATCCGCTGGGCACCATCATCACGCCCATCGACTTCGACCATCAGGGCTTTCTGGGCAATAACCTTGCCGACATCGCCGCCAACAAGGCCGGCATCTTCAAGCGCGGCGCCGGCGCCGTCATCGGCCTGCAACAGGACGAGGCGCGCCGGGTGCTGGAGCGGGCCGCCCATCGCCTGGCCATCCGCCCGTTCTGGCAGGGCGAGGATTTCCACGGCGCCGGCGCCGATGGACGGCTGACCTATCAGGACGAGCACGGCCTGCTCGACCTGCCGCCGCCGGCTCTGGCGGGGCTGCATCAATACGACAATGCCGCCTTGGCCATCGCCGCCACCCGCCATTTCGGCCTGCCCGTCGATGAGCAGGCCCTGGCCGCCGGGCTGCGCCGCGTCTCCTGGCCGGCGCGGATGCAGCCGATCCGCCGGGGCAGGCTGCGCGACATGCTGCCGCCCGGCCACGAACTCTGGCTCGATGGCGGCCACAATGCCCATGGCGCCGCCGCCATGGCCCGCACCATCGCCGCCATGCCCGAAAAGCCGTTGATCCTGATCCTGGGCATGATGAATACACGCGCGCCCGAGGATGTGCTCGCCCCGTTCCGCGATCTGGCGCCCCGGGATATCATGACGCTGACCATTCCGGGCGAGCCCAATGCCCATCAAGGGGCCGAAATCGCCGCCCGCGCCCGCGCCATGGGCTTCGCGGCGCAGGCGCTGCCCTCTCTCTCCGCCGCCCTGGCCGAGGCGGCCCGGGTGGAGGCAGCCCGGGTGCTGATCTGCGGCTCGCTCTATCTGGCAGGCGATGTGCTGGACCAAAACGGCACGCCGCCGGATTAG
- a CDS encoding glycosyltransferase family A protein, which yields MVETVAIITPAYKARDTLPDTVRSVLGQSHKDWQHWIIADDGFDYRGLLEERGLADPRQVFLTSGGIGQGASRTRNVALERIATPYAAILDADDRLKPPKLERAVAALGRYGIVTTALDVMTTDFTHLRHVGTGPDRVLTPGEHKWVNLSMDSMIVWDRRRGDGRYDPDMSNMTDLEFLLQLYRTIPQSYHLGTPLHDYVKREGSMSNGREVAAGMIASKTEILRRLENGHYRLAEAEAAGIAAFLRISLAAETAYSAALAARPGLLFEDHLEARLIA from the coding sequence ATGGTTGAAACCGTCGCCATCATCACCCCGGCCTACAAGGCCCGGGACACCCTGCCCGATACGGTGCGCAGCGTGCTCGGGCAGAGTCACAAGGATTGGCAGCATTGGATCATCGCCGATGACGGCTTCGATTATCGCGGCCTCCTGGAGGAGCGGGGCCTGGCCGATCCGAGACAGGTTTTCCTGACCAGCGGCGGGATCGGGCAGGGCGCTTCACGCACCCGCAATGTGGCGCTGGAGCGCATCGCAACGCCTTATGCCGCCATTCTCGATGCCGATGACCGTTTGAAACCGCCAAAGCTCGAACGGGCGGTGGCGGCGCTGGGGCGATATGGCATCGTCACCACCGCGCTCGACGTCATGACGACCGATTTCACCCATCTGCGCCATGTCGGCACCGGTCCCGACCGGGTCCTGACGCCGGGCGAGCACAAATGGGTGAACCTGTCCATGGATTCGATGATCGTCTGGGATCGCCGGCGCGGCGATGGCCGCTACGATCCGGACATGAGCAATATGACCGATCTGGAATTCCTGCTGCAGCTCTACCGGACCATCCCGCAAAGCTATCATCTGGGCACGCCGCTCCACGATTACGTCAAGCGCGAGGGCTCGATGAGCAATGGTCGGGAGGTGGCGGCCGGGATGATCGCCTCGAAAACCGAAATCCTCCGCCGCCTGGAAAATGGCCATTACCGGCTCGCCGAGGCGGAGGCGGCCGGCATCGCCGCCTTCCTGCGGATATCGCTGGCGGCCGAAACCGCCTATAGCGCCGCCTTGGCCGCCCGGCCGGGCTTGTTGTTCGAGGATCATCTGGAAGCCCGGCTCATCGCCTAG
- the pheS gene encoding phenylalanine--tRNA ligase subunit alpha, which yields MSLSSQIETLRTELSASIADAGSEAALDAVRVSALGKKGSVSALLATLGAMAPEDRKSAGPAINGLKTEIAALIEARSGDLKAAALDARLQAETVDVTLPLPPAPTARGRIHPISQTIDEITAIFSDMGFSIAEGPDIETDYFNFTALNFPEGHPAREMHDTFFMKPGPDGVKRVLRTHTSPVQMRVMQKTNEKPAAAYITPAMDPPIRVVMPGRTYRNDSDQTHTPMFHQVEGLVIDKESHIGQLRWVLEEFLKAFFEVPSVTLRFRPSFFPFTEPSMEVDVQCDRSGSEVKIGEGDDWLEILGCGMVHPNVIRNAGLDPDIYQGFAWGIGIDRIAMLKYGMPDLRAFFDADQRWIDHYGFRPLDLPTLFGGLSS from the coding sequence ATGTCCCTATCAAGCCAGATCGAAACCCTGCGCACCGAATTGTCCGCCTCCATAGCCGATGCCGGGAGCGAAGCCGCCCTCGATGCCGTGCGCGTCTCGGCCCTGGGCAAGAAGGGAAGCGTTTCCGCCCTGCTCGCCACGCTCGGCGCCATGGCGCCGGAAGACCGCAAATCCGCCGGCCCCGCCATCAACGGCCTCAAGACCGAGATTGCTGCGCTGATCGAAGCCCGCAGCGGCGATCTCAAAGCCGCCGCGCTCGACGCCCGGCTCCAGGCGGAGACGGTCGACGTCACCCTGCCGCTGCCGCCGGCGCCGACCGCCAGGGGCCGCATCCACCCGATCAGCCAGACCATCGACGAGATCACCGCCATCTTCTCGGATATGGGCTTCTCCATCGCCGAGGGCCCCGATATCGAGACCGATTATTTCAACTTCACCGCGCTGAACTTCCCCGAAGGCCATCCGGCGCGCGAAATGCACGACACCTTCTTCATGAAGCCCGGTCCCGACGGGGTGAAGAGGGTGCTGCGCACCCATACGTCGCCGGTGCAGATGCGGGTCATGCAAAAGACCAATGAAAAGCCGGCCGCCGCCTATATCACCCCGGCCATGGACCCGCCGATTCGCGTGGTCATGCCCGGCCGCACCTATCGCAATGATTCAGACCAGACCCATACGCCGATGTTCCACCAGGTCGAAGGCCTGGTCATCGACAAGGAAAGCCATATCGGCCAATTGCGCTGGGTGCTCGAAGAATTCCTCAAGGCCTTTTTCGAGGTGCCCAGCGTCACGCTGCGCTTCCGGCCCAGCTTCTTCCCCTTCACCGAGCCGAGCATGGAAGTGGACGTGCAATGCGACCGCTCCGGCTCGGAGGTGAAGATCGGCGAGGGCGACGACTGGCTGGAAATCCTCGGTTGCGGCATGGTCCATCCCAATGTCATCCGCAATGCCGGGCTCGACCCCGACATCTATCAGGGTTTCGCCTGGGGCATCGGCATCGACCGCATCGCCATGCTCAAATATGGCATGCCGGACCTGCGCGCCTTCTTCGACGCCGACCAGCGCTGGATCGACCATTACGGATTCAGGCCGCTGGACCTGCCGACGCTGTTCGGGGGGTTGAGCTCTTAA
- the rplT gene encoding 50S ribosomal protein L20 translates to MSRVKRGVTAHARHKKVLKAAEGYYGRRKSTIRIAKQAVEKAAQYAYRDRRVKKRNFRALWIQRINAAVRDHGLTYNRFIDGLSKAEIAVDRKVLSDLAITQPEAFAALVAKAKAALAYLEGVDDTTHARVTG, encoded by the coding sequence ATGTCACGCGTAAAAAGAGGCGTTACCGCCCACGCTCGCCACAAGAAGGTCTTGAAGGCCGCCGAGGGCTATTATGGCCGTCGTAAATCCACGATCCGCATCGCCAAGCAGGCCGTCGAAAAGGCCGCGCAATATGCGTATCGCGACCGTCGCGTCAAGAAGCGCAATTTCCGCGCCCTGTGGATCCAGCGCATCAATGCCGCTGTCCGCGATCACGGCCTGACCTATAACCGATTTATCGACGGCCTCAGCAAGGCTGAAATTGCCGTCGACCGCAAGGTGCTGAGCGATCTGGCGATCACCCAGCCCGAAGCGTTCGCCGCCCTGGTCGCCAAGGCCAAGGCAGCCCTGGCGTATCTGGAAGGCGTGGACGACACCACCCACGCCCGCGTCACCGGCTAA
- the pheT gene encoding phenylalanine--tRNA ligase subunit beta, protein MKFTLDWLKEHLETNASPEDIGKALTMIGLEVEGMESRGRALEKFVVARVVSAEPHPNSDHLQICKVDAGTGEVIDVVCGAPNARTGMKSVFAAPGTYIPGKDFELKAGVVIRGAPSNGMLCSAAELELSEDHEGIIELPDDAPVGAKYVDYAGLDGVVFDISITPNRGDATGVYGVARDLAAFGIGTLKQTDMSPVPSKGPSPIAPLPQQFAEGEPKAIRKFAGRYIAKVKNGPSPDWLQARLRAVGLRPINAIVDITNLVSLGWGRPLHAYDADKIEGTILLRNARGEAFDALDNKVYQLDETMTVIADDKGPLCLGGVMGGIRSGVTEETVNVFMECASWDPDLIAQTGRKTGIVSDARYRLERSVDPALTEPGMELATRLVLELCGGEPMQPAISGADIFPETVVEFPLSEVKRLTGLEVSPERIEAILASLGFVVSGSGPVRNVQVPSWRPDVTQKADLVEEVMRMVGVDNVPVEPLARLDHVAPRMLTNIQNRRRIVRRALAARGLDEAVTWSFISHDDATRFGGGTQDRQLANAIASDMTDMRPSLLPGLLAGARRNANRGFDDIALFEVGQVFLSDRPEGQRTYASGVRTGTARISGAGRHWSGRAEAVSVWDAKADLAAALDVLGVDMDKAQVLPEAASWSHPGRGGRVALGPKITLGWFGELHPALAAELDIDGPVVAFELDVDAIPEPRRKATRTKPALELSPFQAVSRDFAFVMDRAVTAAAVLKAARGADKALISDVGIFDVFEGAHVGEGKKSVAIEVTLQPRDRTLTDEDIDKVSAAVVAAVTKASGGELRK, encoded by the coding sequence ATGAAATTCACCCTCGACTGGCTCAAGGAACACCTGGAGACCAATGCCTCGCCCGAAGATATCGGCAAGGCCCTGACCATGATCGGTCTGGAAGTGGAAGGCATGGAAAGCCGGGGCAGGGCGCTGGAGAAATTCGTCGTCGCCCGGGTGGTTTCGGCCGAGCCGCACCCCAATTCCGACCATCTCCAGATCTGCAAGGTCGATGCCGGCACCGGCGAGGTGATCGACGTGGTCTGCGGCGCTCCCAATGCGCGCACCGGCATGAAATCGGTCTTCGCCGCGCCCGGCACCTATATTCCGGGCAAGGATTTCGAGTTGAAGGCCGGCGTGGTCATTCGCGGTGCCCCGTCCAATGGCATGTTGTGCTCGGCCGCCGAGCTCGAGCTCTCCGAGGATCACGAAGGCATTATCGAATTGCCCGACGATGCGCCGGTGGGCGCCAAATATGTCGATTATGCCGGTCTCGACGGCGTGGTCTTCGATATTTCCATCACCCCCAATCGGGGCGACGCCACCGGCGTCTATGGCGTGGCCCGCGATCTCGCCGCCTTCGGCATCGGCACGCTGAAACAGACCGATATGTCGCCCGTGCCCTCCAAGGGGCCGAGCCCGATCGCGCCCTTGCCCCAGCAATTTGCCGAGGGCGAGCCCAAGGCGATCCGCAAATTCGCCGGGCGCTATATCGCCAAGGTGAAAAACGGCCCCTCGCCCGACTGGCTGCAGGCGCGCCTGCGTGCCGTCGGCCTGCGCCCCATCAATGCCATCGTCGATATCACCAATCTGGTCTCGCTCGGCTGGGGCCGGCCGCTGCATGCCTATGATGCCGACAAGATCGAGGGCACGATCCTGCTGCGCAATGCGCGGGGCGAAGCCTTCGATGCGCTCGACAACAAGGTTTACCAGCTCGACGAGACCATGACCGTCATCGCCGACGACAAGGGGCCGCTCTGCCTGGGCGGCGTCATGGGCGGCATCCGCTCCGGCGTCACCGAGGAGACGGTCAATGTCTTCATGGAATGCGCCAGCTGGGATCCCGATCTCATCGCCCAGACCGGGCGCAAGACCGGCATCGTCTCCGATGCCCGCTATCGCCTGGAACGCTCGGTCGATCCAGCCCTGACCGAGCCGGGCATGGAACTGGCCACGCGGCTGGTGCTCGAGCTGTGCGGCGGCGAGCCGATGCAGCCGGCCATTTCCGGCGCGGACATTTTCCCCGAAACCGTGGTCGAATTCCCGCTCTCGGAAGTCAAACGGCTGACCGGGCTCGAGGTCTCGCCCGAACGTATCGAGGCGATCCTTGCCTCCCTCGGCTTTGTCGTCTCTGGCAGCGGGCCGGTGCGGAATGTGCAGGTGCCGTCCTGGCGCCCCGATGTCACGCAAAAGGCCGACCTCGTCGAGGAAGTCATGCGCATGGTGGGCGTCGACAATGTGCCGGTCGAGCCCTTGGCGCGACTCGACCATGTCGCCCCGCGCATGCTGACCAATATCCAGAATCGCCGCCGCATCGTCCGCCGCGCCCTGGCGGCCCGGGGGCTCGACGAAGCCGTCACCTGGAGCTTCATTTCCCACGATGACGCCACTCGTTTCGGCGGCGGCACCCAGGACCGGCAATTGGCCAATGCCATCGCCTCCGACATGACCGATATGCGCCCCTCGCTGCTGCCGGGCCTGCTCGCCGGCGCCCGCCGCAACGCCAATCGCGGCTTTGACGATATCGCGCTGTTCGAAGTCGGCCAGGTCTTCCTGTCCGACCGGCCCGAAGGCCAGCGCACCTATGCCTCGGGTGTGCGCACCGGAACGGCCAGGATCAGCGGCGCCGGCCGGCACTGGTCGGGCCGCGCCGAAGCGGTTTCCGTATGGGACGCCAAGGCCGACCTCGCCGCCGCGCTCGATGTTCTGGGTGTCGACATGGACAAGGCGCAGGTGCTGCCGGAGGCGGCGAGCTGGAGCCATCCGGGCCGTGGCGGCCGCGTGGCGCTCGGCCCCAAGATCACCCTGGGCTGGTTCGGCGAACTGCATCCGGCCCTGGCGGCCGAGCTCGACATCGACGGCCCCGTTGTCGCTTTCGAACTCGATGTCGACGCCATTCCCGAGCCGCGCCGGAAAGCCACTCGCACCAAGCCGGCACTGGAACTGTCGCCGTTCCAGGCGGTCAGCCGCGACTTCGCCTTCGTCATGGACCGCGCTGTCACCGCCGCCGCCGTGCTCAAGGCGGCGCGCGGCGCCGACAAGGCGCTGATCAGCGATGTCGGCATTTTCGACGTGTTCGAAGGCGCCCATGTCGGCGAAGGCAAGAAATCGGTCGCCATCGAAGTGACCTTGCAGCCCCGCGACCGGACGCTGACCGACGAGGACATCGACAAGGTCTCGGCCGCCGTGGTCGCGGCGGTGACCAAGGCCAGTGGCGGCGAGTTGCGGAAATAA
- a CDS encoding ASCH domain-containing protein: MSSTTDNGKQIRFSFGDSPELADNLLALVLAGKKTATCGALRDFGGQDGEPLPEIGRRDIVLNGAGEEACLIETLSVETRRFDAIDPSFTDREGEGPYASWRASHEAYFSRNGGFSPDMEIVCETFRLVSVLPAGRALYNRVARPIFIVTDIESDGPTPLHNSMLSFASVAIEADGTRHGEFEAVLVPRSDRKPHETTMDWWATQPEAWAAATEGAEDPALVMPRFADWVENLPGPKVFVAAPMIFDGLWMDHYLDEYAGTRALSGPFTGRQIFRGGGICLYTMAGTLRGAPYLDWGMSKLPAEFYGHIAHTHKAIDDARGFAHVLVELFKLSAALPPITGSASDFR; encoded by the coding sequence GTGTCGTCCACAACGGACAACGGCAAACAGATAAGGTTCAGCTTCGGCGATTCGCCGGAGCTGGCCGACAATCTGCTTGCCTTGGTGCTGGCGGGCAAAAAGACCGCGACCTGTGGGGCGTTGCGCGATTTCGGCGGCCAGGACGGCGAGCCCCTGCCCGAAATCGGCCGTCGTGACATCGTGCTCAATGGCGCCGGCGAGGAGGCCTGCCTGATCGAGACGCTCTCGGTCGAGACCAGGCGTTTCGATGCCATCGACCCGTCCTTCACCGACCGGGAAGGCGAAGGCCCCTATGCGAGCTGGCGCGCCAGCCACGAAGCCTATTTCTCCCGCAATGGCGGCTTCTCGCCGGATATGGAGATCGTCTGCGAAACCTTCCGGCTGGTGAGCGTGCTGCCGGCCGGCCGCGCGCTCTACAATCGGGTGGCCCGGCCGATCTTCATCGTCACCGATATCGAGAGCGACGGCCCGACGCCGCTGCACAATTCCATGCTGAGCTTCGCTTCGGTGGCTATCGAGGCCGATGGCACCCGCCATGGCGAGTTTGAAGCGGTGCTGGTGCCCCGCTCCGACCGGAAACCGCATGAAACCACCATGGATTGGTGGGCGACCCAGCCCGAAGCCTGGGCGGCGGCCACCGAAGGCGCCGAGGACCCGGCACTGGTGATGCCGCGCTTCGCCGATTGGGTGGAAAACCTGCCGGGCCCGAAAGTCTTCGTCGCCGCGCCGATGATTTTCGACGGGCTGTGGATGGACCATTATCTGGACGAATATGCCGGCACCCGCGCGCTGTCCGGTCCCTTTACCGGCCGCCAGATCTTCCGCGGCGGTGGCATCTGCCTCTATACCATGGCCGGAACGCTGCGCGGCGCGCCCTATCTCGACTGGGGCATGAGCAAGCTGCCGGCCGAGTTCTACGGCCATATCGCCCATACGCACAAGGCTATCGACGATGCGCGCGGCTTTGCCCATGTGCTGGTCGAATTGTTCAAACTTTCCGCTGCCCTGCCGCCCATTACCGGCAGCGCCAGTGACTTCCGCTAA
- a CDS encoding PTS sugar transporter subunit IIA, with product MELANILAEDSVLTCTGITDKRQLFEILAQQAAERTGLSKGEIVEALVAREELGSTGLGNGIAIPHGKLKGLKGVYAAFARLDSPIEFDSMDDQPVDLVMLLLAPVGAGADHLKALSRVARLLRTEAVVDVLRNEADPAKLRAVLIAPQESDCAA from the coding sequence ATGGAATTGGCCAATATTCTGGCGGAAGACTCCGTGCTGACTTGCACGGGGATCACCGACAAACGCCAGCTCTTTGAAATCCTTGCGCAACAGGCAGCCGAACGAACCGGCCTCTCCAAGGGCGAGATCGTCGAGGCGCTGGTGGCGCGTGAAGAACTGGGGTCCACCGGGCTGGGCAATGGCATCGCCATTCCCCATGGCAAGCTCAAGGGACTCAAGGGCGTCTATGCCGCCTTTGCCCGGCTCGATTCGCCCATCGAATTCGATTCGATGGACGACCAGCCGGTGGACCTGGTCATGCTGCTGCTGGCCCCGGTCGGGGCGGGCGCCGATCACCTCAAGGCGCTGTCGCGCGTGGCGCGCCTGCTACGCACCGAAGCCGTGGTGGACGTGCTGCGCAATGAAGCCGACCCGGCCAAGCTCCGCGCCGTGCTGATCGCGCCGCAGGAATCGGACTGCGCCGCCTGA
- a CDS encoding DUF2442 domain-containing protein, giving the protein MTTLVLEIEDSRPVAAHCDDSQLHVRLADGRAVATPIWWYPRLAAASPADRGEIELMPMGLHWPAIDEDISIASMLRGEKAPGAVAP; this is encoded by the coding sequence ATGACTACTTTGGTGCTTGAGATCGAAGATAGCCGACCCGTTGCAGCCCATTGCGATGACTCGCAACTGCATGTTCGCCTCGCGGATGGCCGCGCGGTCGCCACGCCAATCTGGTGGTATCCTCGACTCGCCGCCGCCAGTCCGGCCGACCGCGGCGAAATTGAACTGATGCCCATGGGGCTGCACTGGCCGGCGATTGACGAAGACATCTCGATTGCCAGCATGCTGCGCGGCGAGAAGGCCCCGGGGGCAGTCGCCCCGTAA